A DNA window from Castanea sativa cultivar Marrone di Chiusa Pesio chromosome 7, ASM4071231v1 contains the following coding sequences:
- the LOC142643246 gene encoding transcription factor bHLH143-like — MVKASEPRLYPQHFAWQASELNFMSTTLQPRQQESLPASINPGIYVSSAHVALPGVVVPGIPDLKTGQTNEAHGLLQSFPLHLQSLLPSPNPYHKEKQSVLSYGLDGKAVPNANSGSSPTRFLIFDQCGNQTRLIYNSGLPPVQNPTTATTPICCYNVDEKEQVDGRGRIDPSRYFLHEESGENKITHDESEFHEDTEEINALLYSDDDYDDEDDSEDDEVASTGHSPSYEKQEYDEFITEEDAGLEAPKKRQKLLNGGYKQSSLVDTASSVNLDRSLEYDSEMESGYAIGQNQGEEAGSILGKMCFKRDRVRQTLRILESIIPGAEGKDPLLVIDEAIDYLKILKLKAKSLGVSHQ, encoded by the coding sequence ATGGTTAAGGCCAGTGAGCCTCGGCTTTATCCACAGCATTTTGCTTGGCAAGCATCTGAACTGAATTTCATGAGCACAACACTACAGCCAAGGCAACAGGAAAGTTTGCCAGCATCTATAAATCCTGGCATATATGTGTCCTCTGCCCATGTGGCATTGCCTGGGGTTGTGGTTCCTGGTATACCAGACTTGAAGACAGGACAAACAAATGAAGCTCATGGATTGCTTCAAAGTTTTCCACTTCACTTGCAGAGCTTGCTTCCCAGTCCTAACCCATAtcataaagaaaaacaatctgTGTTATCTTATGGGCTTGATGGGAAGGCTGTGCCAAATGCAAACTCTGGGTCTTCTCCAACGAGATTCCTTATTTTTGATCAGTGTGGAAATCAGACAAGACTAATTTATAATTCGGGTTTACCCCCTGTTCAGAATCCAACTACTGCCACTACACCAATTTGTTGTTATAATGTGGATGAGAAAGAGCAAGTGGATGGAAGGGGTCGAATTGATCCAAGCAGGTACTTTTTGCATGAAGAGTCTGGTGAGAATAAGATAACTCATGATGAAAGTGAGTTCCATGAAGACACGGAGGAAATAAATGCCTTGCTTTATTCTGATGACGATTATGATGACGAGGATGATAGTGAAGATGATGAAGTAGCAAGTACAGGCCATTCTCCGAGTTATGAGAAACAAGAATATGATGAATTCATAACAGAGGAAGATGCTGGGTTGGAAGCCCCAAAGAAAAGGCAGAAATTGCTCAATGGTGGATACAAACAGTCATCTCTTGTTGACACTGCTAGCTCAGTAAATCTGGACAGATCTCTTGAGTATGATAGTGAGATGGAATCAGGCTATGCCATTGGCCAGAACCAAGGTGAAGAAGCCGGATCTATTTTGGGTAAGATGTGTTTTAAAAGGGATAGGGTCCGTCAGACATTGAGAATTCTTGAGAGCATAATTCCTGGTGCAGAGGGAAAGGACCCATTGCTGGTTATTGATGAAGCTATAGATTACCTGAAGATTTTGAAGCTCAAAGCCAAATCTCTAGGGGTGAGCCATCAATAG